A genomic stretch from Bacteroidales bacterium includes:
- a CDS encoding BatD family protein: protein MVVIKIGKLWAFLFPFLSAYLTFCQVDFKAYADYQSIPLNGKVTITYVLKKGNVESFQRPDFSTFRIISQQSITGTGGMTIIINNQVVNNDQGESKWIFVLVPTQVGTFTIPPARIKVNGKWYESNALTIQVTSKGAPSKGTTPPPSTTYASSNQQSSSRSSQSSMHSDIFLRLVANKNSAYVGEQIIVSLLMYTLYDVEEYTLDKLPVVPNAWSEELLNPKSSVKTWNETIGNKTYLVGEIRKIAIFPQTAGKLVIPFTELEAVIKIYDQKQYDPFSLFDQFFKDPFNFNFDPFSSFKNFRLEKIKLQSNTLSLDILPLPSKGKPTNFNGAVGQFTAEASLDNNVIKSGDVGTLKITIRGKGNLPLIQYSPFDQDDSIQVFEPDISLDLNKTSSGVEGIKTFTYLFQPNFSGKTTLHLNPFYYFDPVRKQYDSITFQALPLTIIQGPADQQVLAEKKFQEDIRGISEPIKLFMFSKQFAFSWAYWGIHGLVLLIVAATLFIYRKRIALMQNVADYRMRQAQKLARKRLKMAEKWMLANRENEFLDTIAETLWMFILEKFKMPMMELNRDTARKTLIDHQIPIPIVDNFMQLLEEVDFFRFAPVSQKPKMRDIYDKASNLIVKIIFNRRYE from the coding sequence ATGGTGGTTATAAAGATTGGTAAATTATGGGCCTTTCTTTTTCCTTTTTTGTCTGCATACCTGACATTCTGTCAGGTAGATTTTAAAGCCTATGCCGACTATCAATCCATTCCCCTTAATGGCAAAGTCACTATTACATATGTACTAAAAAAAGGCAATGTTGAATCTTTCCAACGTCCTGATTTTTCTACATTTCGGATCATTAGCCAGCAATCTATCACTGGGACTGGTGGTATGACTATTATTATTAATAATCAGGTTGTTAACAACGATCAAGGAGAAAGTAAATGGATTTTTGTGCTTGTTCCAACCCAAGTTGGAACATTCACCATACCACCTGCTCGTATTAAGGTAAATGGAAAATGGTATGAATCGAATGCTCTGACCATTCAAGTCACTAGTAAAGGAGCACCATCTAAAGGGACAACCCCCCCTCCGTCTACAACTTATGCTTCTTCAAATCAACAATCATCATCTCGATCTTCTCAATCTAGTATGCATTCCGATATATTTCTGCGATTGGTAGCAAATAAAAACTCCGCCTATGTTGGTGAACAAATTATCGTTAGTTTGCTCATGTATACTCTTTACGATGTTGAAGAATACACCCTAGACAAACTTCCGGTTGTTCCCAATGCATGGTCTGAGGAGCTTCTTAATCCAAAATCTTCTGTAAAAACGTGGAATGAGACGATAGGCAATAAAACTTACCTTGTCGGGGAGATTAGAAAAATAGCTATTTTTCCACAAACTGCTGGAAAACTGGTAATTCCATTCACAGAACTTGAGGCAGTCATCAAAATCTACGACCAAAAGCAATACGATCCTTTTTCTCTTTTTGACCAATTTTTCAAAGATCCTTTCAACTTTAATTTCGACCCATTTAGTTCTTTTAAAAATTTTCGACTGGAAAAAATTAAACTTCAAAGTAATACGCTATCTCTTGATATTTTACCACTACCAAGTAAAGGTAAACCCACCAACTTTAACGGTGCTGTTGGTCAGTTTACGGCCGAAGCCTCTCTCGACAATAACGTGATCAAAAGTGGTGACGTTGGGACTTTAAAAATTACCATTCGTGGAAAAGGTAATTTACCACTCATTCAATATAGTCCTTTTGATCAGGACGATTCGATTCAAGTTTTTGAACCGGATATATCACTTGATTTAAACAAGACCTCTTCAGGTGTTGAAGGAATAAAAACCTTTACTTATCTTTTCCAGCCTAATTTTTCGGGAAAAACAACTTTGCATTTGAATCCTTTTTATTATTTTGATCCTGTGCGAAAACAATACGATAGCATTACTTTCCAGGCCTTACCTTTAACCATCATACAAGGACCAGCGGATCAGCAAGTTTTAGCTGAAAAAAAATTTCAGGAAGACATTCGTGGAATTTCCGAGCCTATTAAGTTGTTCATGTTTTCCAAGCAATTTGCTTTTTCATGGGCTTATTGGGGAATACATGGACTTGTTTTGTTGATTGTTGCAGCCACGCTTTTCATTTATCGAAAACGAATAGCGTTGATGCAAAACGTAGCGGATTATCGAATGAGGCAGGCTCAAAAGCTTGCCCGAAAACGGCTGAAAATGGCTGAAAAATGGATGCTTGCTAACCGCGAAAACGAATTTCTTGATACAATTGCTGAAACGCTGTGGATGTTCATTCTTGAGAAATTTAAAATGCCCATGATGGAACTTAACCGCGACACTGCTCGAAAAACTTTAATCGACCATCAAATTCCTATTCCCATTGTGGATAATTTTATGCAATTGCTCGAGGAGGTGGATTTTTTCCGGTTTGCTCCGGTTTCTCAAAAACCTAAGATGCGTGATATTTACGACAAAGCTTCTAATCTTATTGTAAAAATCATTTTCAATAG